The Hymenobacter volaticus genome contains the following window.
TACACGCTCACGATGCCGGCAGGGTCCACTTGGTATATATTGGCCGTGCCCCTAGTAAACGGTCCTCCGCTCAGGGTGGTCACTAGAAACTTGCGCCCGTCGTACACGATGCCTGTAGGGACGGCTTCCTGCGTCGCTGTCACGTTTGGTAGGCGGGCAAAAACGCTCAGCGCCCTGGTCGCGCTATGGCGTTTGATGATGGCATTGGCCCCCGAATCCACGATGTAGAGGTGGCCGTCCGGGCCGAAGGTGAGGTTGTAAAGATTGGTGTTGACGGGGTCAGTTAGCCGCTGGGCCCGCACAAACGTACCAATATCCTCGCTCGGCAAGCTCTGGGCCGTGCGGGGCGGGTCACCTGGCTTGAATGTGGAAACATCAACGGTGTAGAGCTTGCCGGTACCCCCTTCTAATACGTAAAGCGTACCCTCGTCATACAGTATGTGGCTGATGCCTTCGGCCGTGCCGTTGGCCAGCACCGAGGCAAACCCGGTCAGGGCCGGATAGACCTGCCCATTGGCCGTCACTAGCGAGATGCGCGCGTCGTTCTGTCCAGTGCCGCTTTCGCTAACCCAAAGCTGCCCCCGGCTCCCCACGCTCAGGCCGATGGGCTTGACCAGGTTTTGCGCAAATGGAGTCGCCGTAAAGCGGGTAGGCTCGGGGATAAACTCGTAGTTCCCGTCGTCGTCCTGACAACCGGTAGCCGTTCCTAGCGCCAGCAGCGCCAGGAGGAAGTATGATTTCCGATACATAACAGGTAGGATGGTGAAACATGAATATAGTGATTATAAATATAAACATTAAGCTAGTTGAATATTTGTTAGTGCTTATTGTTGAGCTGATTGTCAATTCATTAAGCAAAAATTCTTCGCTAACATGCCAGGAACAGAGTCGAGCATATCGAGTAAGTAAAGCCTTATTAAGCTTGTCGATAAACAAGTCCATCCTCAACAGAGAGGCACCTGGCATAGAAAGCCGAACGGCAGCAGTCGGCATTCTAGTTAATGGCAAACGTGTATCTGAACTGGCAAAATTCTGACGTGGCGTTCCAGCTTCGATACAGCCAAAAGGCTGTTTCATACCGGAACTCCGAGGCACTTTGACCTAACTTGGTGACAGTAACTGCATATTGCACTTCCACCCATAATGGAGGCGAAACCGCGACTTCACCCACGTTCCCACAGTGGAGTTGCGGGTGCCACTAGATTAAACGTAGGCCCATAGTGGTTACCTACTGGTAGCCAAAATACGGCACACATGCTGGCGCTCAGGCCGGCTTGTGCCTTCACCCGCAGCGGGGGCTAGGCAAGGGTAATCATGAACACAGCCCACCCTCCAAGGCAAAGAAGAAAAACCCGAGGCACAGCGCAAGAATAGCAGAGTGGGGGTAAGCAAAAGAGTAACGGATACTGATTGGGATTGCATGCCCCGGGGCCAGCGACGAGGAGGAAGTTTTCTCTGTGCTGAAGTTAGGCCTTGCCATAGCTGATTGAAAGCAGCCAGTAGATGTACAATAACTAGTAACCGCAAGCCTTTTCTAAATAATTCAATCAACTAAGTCCTTTCCAGGTTACTATCTACTTTTTCACCTAGCCTTTCTTTTTTATGGCTTCTAATGCCTTGTTCAGCCCTTTTTCGCTGAAATCCTTGCAACTCAAGAATCGCATTGTCATGGCGTCTGTGACGCGCTCCTTTTCGCCTAATGGCGTACCAGGTCCCGACGTAGCCGCGTACTACCGCCGCCGGGCCGAAGGCCAGGTGGGCTAGATTCTCTCGGAGGGAACCGTCATCGAGCGGCCCGCTTCGTCGAATGAACCCAATGTGCCGCATTTCTATGGCGAGCAGGCGCTGGCCGGCTGGCAGCACGTCATCAACGAAGTGCACGCGGCAGGCGGCAAAATGGGCCCTCAAATCTGGCACATGGGCGTGATGCAGGACCATCCGTCGGGGTGGAAACCGTCTGAGCCCTTTGAAGGTCCCTCAGGCTTGGTTGCGCCCGGCACGCCAAAAGGTAAGGCGATGACGGAAAATGATTTGGCCGACACAATTGCGGCCTTTGCCCAAGCGGCGGCGGCGGCTAAGCGCTTAGGGTTTGATTGCCTAGAACTGCACGGCGCACATGGTTATCTGATCGATCAATTCTTCTGGGACGGCACCAACCAGCGTCCGGATGGTTACGGTGGTACTACCCTGCCCGACCGAAGCCGCTTAGCAATCGAACTTGTGCAGCAAGTTCGGCAGCAAGTAGGCGAAGAGTTTGTAATCAGCCTGCGTCTCTCGCAGTGGAAACAGCAGGATTTTGGCGTCAAACTGGCTCATACGTCCCAGGAAATGGAGGCGTGGCTCGCGCCCCTAGCTGCAGCTGGCGTAGACATCTTTCACTGCTCGCAACGCCGCTTTTGGGAGCCGGAATTTGCGCAGGAAAACTCGGATTTGAATTTTGCTGGATGGGTAAAAAAACTAACCGGCAAAACGACTATTACGGTTGGGTCGGTGGGCTTATCCGGAGAGTTCCTGGCTGGTTTCGCCGGCGAAGCGTCGGAGCCTCGCTCCTTAGACGAGTTGATGCGCCGTCTAGACCGGGAAGAATTCGATTTAGTCGCTGTAGGCCGTCAGTTGATTGTGGATCCCAGCTGGGTGGAAAAAATTCAGCAGGGCCGCACCAACGAGTTGAAAGGCTACAGCCGGGAAGCACTCAGCACGCTCGTTTAACTCTGGCGTCAGGGATTCCTTGCTGTTAATAGGATCGGGAATGCCGTTTGGATACTAATTCAGGCGGCATTACTATTTAGCGGCTGGTGCTTCTTGCACTAGTAAAAAGTGGCTTTGCTGCGACCTACAGAAGTAAGGCCGGCGGGCATGAAGTAGTAAATTCAACTTGGCTACTTATTAACCTTAGGTACAAGGTTTGATACTACATAGCTCTACAAGCGCCTTAACTAAGTCTTATAGACACTATCATGTAGACACTATCATGGAAAAGTGGTAGGCTAGGTTGAAGGTATAGTGCTGCGTTCGGCAACTGCACCAATTTTTATGTTTAGCAAACCTCCTAAGCTGACTTGCATAGGTCAGTTACTCTGGCGGCCTAGTGTCGTTGGGCTTCTTGCTGCTGTCGGCGTTGTGCTGCTTCTAAGTCTAGATATTGCTCTTTCTCCCGCTGGGCGTTGATGAACGCGGGCTCTTGGTAAAAACTGTTGCTTTGCCGCAACGAGTAGCGGTGATATCGGACGGAGTCTTCTAATAACGCTTCTAGGTGCTGTAAGTCCAGCTCAATTCGTTCGGCTTGGCCATCGTAGGCGAGCAGCACCA
Protein-coding sequences here:
- a CDS encoding ScyD/ScyE family protein, whose translation is MYRKSYFLLALLALGTATGCQDDDGNYEFIPEPTRFTATPFAQNLVKPIGLSVGSRGQLWVSESGTGQNDARISLVTANGQVYPALTGFASVLANGTAEGISHILYDEGTLYVLEGGTGKLYTVDVSTFKPGDPPRTAQSLPSEDIGTFVRAQRLTDPVNTNLYNLTFGPDGHLYIVDSGANAIIKRHSATRALSVFARLPNVTATQEAVPTGIVYDGRKFLVTTLSGGPFTRGTANIYQVDPAGIVSVYKSGFTTLTDITLSVNYQPIVTEYGQFAFSPPPQALCHAAAVSPTPGALRS